One stretch of Marinobacterium iners DNA includes these proteins:
- the mnmC gene encoding bifunctional tRNA (5-methylaminomethyl-2-thiouridine)(34)-methyltransferase MnmD/FAD-dependent 5-carboxymethylaminomethyl-2-thiouridine(34) oxidoreductase MnmC: protein MTDPQAPLQQADLEWQDGVPSSTLFEDIYFNRAGGIAETRHVFLDANALEQRFSEASGAPFVVAETGFGTGLNFLCCRALWLQQAPAEQQLHYISCEKYPLSAADLRQALSNFSEFSDGAKQLLKSYPQPVAGAYTLVFDAGRILLTLLFGDALETLPRLDARVDTWFLDGFAPARNPELWNEQLFSEIARLSRPGSTFATFTAAGVVRRGLQEVGFEVIKRPGFGRKREMLSGRMTLAPFDATPADTPIWFQRPAAAITDEPIVVIGAGIAGASTAYALASQGYRVIVLERHAAPAMEGSGNPQGALYAKLPASPTLHSHFHLSGLIHTSALLATLSEEHPELGQCCGVLQLALTDKEAERQQQVIEQAAYPYSLVRAVDAATASELAGITTGEGGLFFPTAGWIAPARLCELLLSHPNIECHYNTPVETLERRSGRWHLGNSGFSSEQVVVCCASQAVRFDPLSQLPLKPIRGQTSQASAPAGLPPLKTVVCGEGYISPPLNGEYCFGASFVLHDSNDQVRQEEHQHNLDILQRALPKLGQALQQQSLEGKVAFRCSTPDYLPLAGAVADHDAFIETYAKLRDDARWPFTARPPLQRGLFVNVGHGSKGLLSGPICGQLIAALISGAPLPLAADQVRILNPARFMVKNLIRKTL from the coding sequence ATGACTGACCCTCAAGCACCACTGCAGCAGGCCGATCTGGAGTGGCAGGATGGCGTACCGTCATCCACGCTGTTTGAAGATATCTATTTCAACCGCGCCGGCGGCATAGCGGAAACGCGCCATGTTTTTCTGGATGCCAATGCGCTTGAGCAACGATTCAGTGAAGCCAGCGGCGCCCCTTTCGTGGTGGCTGAAACCGGTTTTGGAACCGGGCTGAACTTTCTGTGTTGCCGCGCGTTATGGCTGCAACAAGCTCCAGCAGAGCAGCAGCTGCACTACATTTCCTGTGAGAAATACCCGCTAAGCGCTGCCGATCTCAGGCAAGCTCTGTCGAACTTTTCCGAATTCAGCGATGGGGCCAAGCAGCTTCTTAAAAGTTACCCACAGCCGGTCGCCGGAGCCTATACCCTCGTGTTTGATGCCGGGCGTATTCTGCTGACGCTGCTGTTTGGGGATGCACTGGAGACACTGCCCCGGCTTGATGCGCGAGTGGATACCTGGTTTCTGGACGGTTTCGCCCCGGCACGCAACCCTGAGCTCTGGAATGAACAACTGTTCAGTGAAATTGCACGCCTTAGCAGGCCGGGCAGCACCTTTGCGACCTTCACCGCAGCCGGAGTGGTTCGGCGTGGCCTGCAGGAGGTCGGTTTCGAAGTCATCAAGCGCCCTGGCTTTGGCCGCAAGCGGGAAATGCTCAGCGGTCGAATGACTCTCGCCCCCTTTGACGCCACACCGGCGGACACTCCGATCTGGTTTCAGCGCCCAGCCGCTGCCATCACGGACGAGCCAATTGTGGTGATTGGAGCCGGCATCGCCGGTGCTTCCACCGCCTACGCACTGGCATCGCAGGGCTACAGGGTCATCGTGCTGGAACGCCATGCAGCTCCGGCGATGGAGGGTTCTGGCAACCCTCAAGGGGCTCTGTATGCAAAGCTGCCCGCCAGCCCAACCCTACACAGCCACTTTCATCTCAGCGGCCTGATTCATACCAGCGCGTTGCTGGCTACTCTTAGCGAGGAACACCCCGAGCTAGGCCAGTGTTGCGGTGTACTGCAGCTGGCTCTGACCGATAAGGAAGCCGAACGGCAACAGCAGGTCATCGAACAGGCCGCCTACCCCTATTCTCTGGTTCGTGCCGTGGATGCGGCAACCGCCAGTGAGCTGGCAGGCATCACAACCGGTGAGGGCGGGCTGTTTTTCCCCACCGCAGGCTGGATAGCGCCTGCCCGGTTGTGTGAGTTGCTGCTGTCACACCCCAATATTGAGTGCCACTACAACACGCCCGTTGAGACACTTGAGCGTCGTTCCGGGCGCTGGCACCTGGGCAACAGCGGATTCAGTAGCGAGCAGGTCGTGGTCTGCTGCGCCAGCCAGGCCGTGAGGTTTGATCCACTGTCACAGTTGCCGCTCAAACCAATCAGAGGCCAGACCAGTCAGGCGTCTGCACCGGCCGGGCTCCCGCCGCTGAAAACGGTCGTCTGTGGTGAGGGCTATATCTCCCCTCCGCTGAATGGTGAGTACTGTTTCGGTGCATCATTTGTACTGCATGACAGCAATGATCAGGTACGACAGGAAGAGCACCAGCACAATCTGGATATTCTGCAGCGGGCTCTGCCAAAGCTGGGCCAGGCCCTGCAGCAGCAGTCGCTTGAGGGCAAGGTCGCATTTCGCTGTAGTACACCCGACTATCTGCCGCTGGCGGGTGCAGTAGCGGACCACGACGCTTTCATCGAGACCTATGCCAAGCTGCGCGATGATGCCCGTTGGCCCTTCACTGCACGGCCTCCGCTGCAGCGTGGGCTCTTCGTGAATGTGGGCCATGGATCGAAAGGGCTGCTCAGTGGTCCAATCTGTGGGCAGTTGATCGCGGCCCTGATCAGCGGTGCGCCGTTGCCGCTTGCTGCAGATCAGGTTCGGATCCTTAACCCGGCGCGTTTTATGGTCAAGAATTTGATCCGCAAGACGCTATAA
- a CDS encoding Na+/H+ antiporter subunit G: protein MTFWVELLVSILLLIGGFFVLVGSVGLSRLPDFYTRLHAPTKATTLGMGGILIASMILMTYEQGYLSLHELLITLFLLITAPVTAHMLAKTALHHENRALKRTRSLHLMKPAREQQAPSAANEHD from the coding sequence ATGACTTTTTGGGTTGAACTTCTGGTATCCATATTGCTGCTGATCGGTGGCTTCTTTGTGCTGGTAGGCTCGGTCGGCCTCAGCCGGCTGCCTGACTTTTATACCCGCCTGCACGCACCAACCAAGGCGACCACACTAGGCATGGGCGGTATTCTGATCGCCTCCATGATCCTGATGACTTATGAACAGGGCTATCTCAGCCTGCACGAACTGCTGATCACCCTGTTCCTGCTGATCACGGCTCCGGTGACCGCTCACATGCTGGCAAAAACCGCGCTGCACCATGAGAACCGTGCCTTGAAGCGCACCCGCTCACTGCACCTGATGAAGCCGGCACGCGAGCAACAGGCGCCCTCAGCAGCAAACGAGCATGACTGA
- a CDS encoding K+/H+ antiporter subunit F, with translation MLDTALMIVSGILCVALILNLWRLLRGPDLSDRILALDTMYINSIALILLYGMYMRTSLYFEAALLIAMLGFVSTVALCKYLLRGDIIE, from the coding sequence ATGCTAGACACGGCACTCATGATCGTCAGCGGCATTCTCTGTGTTGCCCTGATTCTCAACCTGTGGCGACTGCTGCGCGGGCCTGATCTGTCGGATCGAATTCTGGCGCTGGACACCATGTATATCAACAGCATCGCCCTGATTCTGCTGTACGGCATGTACATGCGTACCAGCCTCTATTTTGAAGCAGCTTTGCTGATTGCGATGCTAGGCTTCGTCAGCACCGTGGCCCTGTGCAAATATCTGCTGCGCGGCGACATCATTGAATAG
- a CDS encoding Na+/H+ antiporter subunit E has translation MSRSFWLPMPIHSLLLFIVWLLLNNTVAPGHIVLGAFLSLVIPILCAPLKTEQPHVRRPLLALKYILKVLGDIVVANIEVAILVLGPVRRLQPAFVAVPLDIKEELPITLLASTVSLTPGTVSSELSSDHKWLYIHALHVTDEQALIATIKSRYEAPLKEIFAC, from the coding sequence ATGAGTCGCTCATTCTGGCTGCCCATGCCGATACACAGCCTGTTGCTGTTTATCGTTTGGCTGTTGCTGAACAACACGGTTGCACCGGGGCATATTGTACTCGGCGCGTTTCTGTCACTGGTGATCCCCATACTGTGTGCTCCACTCAAAACCGAGCAGCCTCATGTGAGGCGCCCTTTACTGGCACTGAAGTACATTCTCAAGGTGCTGGGGGATATCGTGGTTGCCAATATCGAGGTTGCCATTCTGGTACTGGGACCGGTGCGCCGGCTGCAGCCAGCGTTCGTTGCCGTGCCGTTGGATATTAAAGAAGAGTTGCCGATTACGCTGCTGGCCAGCACCGTTTCCCTGACACCGGGCACCGTGAGCTCGGAGCTGTCGTCTGACCACAAGTGGCTCTATATTCATGCGTTGCATGTGACCGACGAACAGGCTCTCATTGCCACCATCAAGTCACGTTATGAAGCGCCGCTGAAGGAGATTTTTGCATGCTAG
- a CDS encoding monovalent cation/H+ antiporter subunit D produces MTAHLPILPILIPMIGALLLLLPPLCGSPDRQRAAALFFSALTLLVSILLLQVQQQGIQLYVLGDWQPPFGIVLVADRLSSLLVLLTSVLGLASILYACAGDDRTGSYFHPLVLFQIMGINGAFLTGDAFNLFVFFEVLLIASYALLIHGGGKQKTQASFHYVALNLVGSSLFLFALGILYGTLGTLNIADMSTKIAALSGGEKTLARAGGLLLLVVFGLKAAMLPLHFWLTRTYASASAPVAALFAIMTKVGIYSIFRIHTVVFGENAGELAFMAQPWIWPLALLTLVVGSIGALASPNLRELTANLVVISVGTLLVSIALQNEDATSAGLYYLVHSTLVCAALFLIADLIGQQRGKAADRFVVSRRVRQPALLGVLFFIGAMTVAGIPPFSGFVGKVLLLQAAHGTTEMLWVWPVLLISSLIAIIALSRAGTTLFWRRSTDKSQGEVASPWHLAAVTLLLLAAPMLVVLGGPMTEYTREAAHQLHSVPIHLPVLLPGGPS; encoded by the coding sequence ATGACCGCACACCTGCCCATTCTGCCGATCCTGATTCCCATGATTGGCGCTCTGTTGCTGCTGTTGCCTCCACTGTGCGGCAGTCCAGATCGACAGCGTGCAGCCGCTCTGTTCTTTTCGGCATTGACACTGCTCGTATCCATTCTGCTATTGCAGGTTCAGCAACAGGGGATTCAGCTTTACGTTCTGGGCGACTGGCAGCCTCCATTCGGTATTGTGCTGGTCGCTGACCGCCTCTCCAGCCTTCTGGTGCTGTTGACCTCGGTGCTGGGGCTGGCCTCGATTCTGTATGCCTGCGCCGGCGATGACCGCACTGGTTCCTACTTCCACCCGCTGGTACTGTTCCAGATCATGGGCATCAATGGCGCATTCCTGACCGGTGACGCCTTTAACCTGTTCGTCTTCTTTGAGGTGCTGTTGATTGCCTCCTACGCCCTGCTGATTCACGGTGGTGGCAAGCAGAAGACTCAGGCCAGCTTTCACTATGTCGCGCTGAACCTGGTCGGTTCCAGCCTGTTCCTGTTCGCCTTGGGCATTCTTTACGGCACACTGGGTACCCTGAACATCGCCGACATGTCGACCAAGATTGCAGCGCTTTCCGGCGGTGAGAAGACCCTGGCCCGTGCCGGTGGCCTGTTGTTGCTGGTGGTATTCGGCCTTAAGGCCGCGATGCTGCCGCTGCATTTCTGGCTGACACGTACCTATGCGTCGGCCAGCGCCCCCGTTGCTGCGCTGTTCGCGATCATGACCAAGGTCGGCATCTACAGTATTTTCAGAATCCATACCGTTGTATTCGGCGAAAATGCCGGTGAGCTGGCATTCATGGCCCAGCCCTGGATCTGGCCGCTGGCCCTGCTAACCCTGGTGGTTGGCAGTATTGGCGCACTTGCCAGCCCCAACCTGCGCGAGCTGACGGCCAACCTGGTGGTAATTTCGGTGGGGACACTGCTGGTATCGATCGCGCTGCAGAACGAAGATGCCACATCGGCCGGGCTCTATTACCTGGTCCACAGTACGCTGGTGTGCGCAGCGCTGTTTCTGATCGCAGATCTGATCGGGCAACAACGCGGCAAGGCCGCTGACCGTTTTGTGGTATCTCGTCGCGTACGCCAACCGGCGCTACTGGGTGTGCTGTTTTTTATTGGTGCCATGACAGTGGCTGGCATTCCGCCTTTCTCAGGCTTTGTCGGCAAGGTTTTGCTGCTGCAGGCCGCCCACGGCACCACTGAAATGCTTTGGGTATGGCCGGTCTTGCTGATCAGTAGCCTGATTGCCATCATCGCACTGTCACGTGCCGGTACAACGCTGTTCTGGCGTCGCAGCACCGACAAGAGTCAAGGCGAGGTCGCTTCACCCTGGCACCTCGCTGCCGTTACCTTGCTCCTGCTGGCAGCCCCGATGCTTGTGGTTTTGGGTGGCCCAATGACGGAGTATACCCGTGAGGCCGCACACCAGCTGCACTCTGTACCGATTCACTTGCCTGTTCTGCTGCCGGGAGGTCCTTCATGA
- a CDS encoding Na+/H+ antiporter subunit C translates to MEAVYATCVGLLTFSGIFLCLRGRTFPVVLGITLLSYAVNLFLFSSGRLKLDGAAILGTSYSYADPLPQALVLTAIVIGFAMTAFIVILAMRARADLGNDHVDGRLPPQPETKARSRKEKA, encoded by the coding sequence ATGGAAGCCGTATACGCGACCTGTGTCGGCCTGCTGACCTTTTCAGGGATTTTCCTCTGCCTGCGGGGCAGAACCTTCCCGGTGGTGCTCGGCATTACCTTGCTGTCCTACGCCGTCAATCTGTTCCTGTTTTCCAGTGGGCGTTTGAAGCTGGATGGTGCGGCCATTCTTGGTACCTCTTACAGTTACGCTGACCCGCTGCCACAGGCGCTGGTACTGACAGCCATTGTGATCGGTTTTGCCATGACCGCCTTCATCGTCATTCTGGCCATGCGTGCCCGTGCCGACCTTGGCAATGATCATGTGGACGGTCGTCTGCCTCCTCAGCCCGAAACCAAGGCCCGCAGCCGTAAGGAGAAGGCATGA
- a CDS encoding monovalent cation/H+ antiporter subunit A: MSLFWIPLLPLIGTLVPLFTERFGRSACAWFTAMLPALSLFLVLQAVPQIFAGETLQQTFSWIPELGLELSFRLDGLALLFLLLILGIGLLIILYARYYLSPQDSMARFYAYLILFMTSMVGIVTSNNLLQLWMFWELTSISSFLLISFWHHKSEARKGARMALTVTGAGGLALLAGLLLVAHIVGSYDLSVVLASGDTLREHAAYPVALILVLLGAFTKSAQFPFHFWLPHAMSAPTPVSAYLHSATMVKAGIFLLARFYPVLSGTELWFLTVSLTGLATLLLGAYIALFKHDLKGLLAYSTVSHLGLITLLLGMDTELAAVAAVFHIINHATFKASLFMAAGIIDHESGSRDMRKLNGLWHYMPHTATLAMVAAASMAGVPLLNGFLSKEMFFAETLHQVALGSLSWMVPVLATLAGIFAVAYSMRFIHDVFFNGEPIDLPKTPHEPPRYMKIPVEILVTLCLLLGIFPGFIVGGLLESASSAVLDGNVPEYSLSIWHGFNLPLLMSIIALAGGLMIYYNRRHLYQFQAQFPETDAKLVFERIIQQMVRTARSIHGFLENGSLQRYMFLLLLFALVLMAGPLMDLNTTAGLRPHLPIDAVEITAAVLLCLSALATVVWHRKRMISLLTLSVVGLIVSITFARFSAPDLALTQLSVEVVTVILLMLALFFLPQKTPKESSPKRVVRDLGIAAMLGGIIGTINYALMTRPLHSISDFFLANSKTGGGGTNVVNVILVDFRGFDTLGEITVLGIAALGIYKLIVRMRLYMPAGDESGRAWASDRHPMMLAVISQSLLPLALLVSVYIFLRGHNLPGGGFIAGLVTSVALVQQYVAHGVDWIKERLKVNYQWLIASGVLIATLTGMGSWVFDRPFLTSWFDYFSLPWIGEFELASAMLFDLGVYLTVVGATLLILANLGKLTTNHRPTLPESE; this comes from the coding sequence ATGAGCCTATTCTGGATTCCGTTATTACCCCTGATCGGCACCCTGGTCCCCCTGTTCACCGAACGCTTCGGTCGCAGCGCCTGTGCATGGTTCACTGCCATGTTGCCGGCACTGTCACTGTTTCTGGTACTGCAGGCCGTGCCGCAGATATTTGCCGGCGAAACCCTGCAACAAACGTTCAGCTGGATACCCGAGCTTGGACTGGAGCTGTCGTTCCGGCTCGACGGCCTTGCGCTGCTGTTTCTGCTGCTGATTCTTGGCATTGGTCTGCTGATCATTTTGTATGCCCGCTATTACCTCTCGCCCCAGGATTCCATGGCGCGCTTTTATGCCTACCTGATCCTGTTCATGACATCGATGGTCGGCATCGTGACATCCAACAACCTGCTGCAGCTATGGATGTTCTGGGAGCTGACCAGTATCAGCTCCTTTCTGTTGATCAGTTTCTGGCACCACAAGAGCGAGGCACGCAAGGGCGCCCGCATGGCCCTGACGGTTACGGGTGCCGGGGGGCTTGCCCTGCTTGCAGGCCTGCTGCTGGTCGCTCATATTGTCGGCAGCTACGATCTCAGCGTGGTACTGGCCAGCGGTGATACTCTGCGCGAGCATGCAGCCTACCCGGTTGCACTGATTCTGGTTCTGCTCGGTGCATTCACCAAGTCGGCCCAGTTTCCATTTCATTTCTGGCTGCCACATGCCATGTCGGCCCCCACACCCGTCAGTGCTTACCTCCACTCGGCTACCATGGTCAAGGCAGGCATCTTCCTGCTGGCTCGCTTCTATCCGGTTTTGTCCGGTACCGAGCTCTGGTTCCTGACCGTCAGCCTGACCGGTCTTGCCACCCTGCTGCTGGGTGCCTATATCGCGCTGTTCAAGCATGATTTGAAAGGGCTGCTGGCCTATTCCACCGTGAGCCATTTGGGCCTGATCACGCTGTTGCTGGGCATGGACACCGAACTGGCCGCCGTGGCGGCCGTGTTTCATATCATTAACCATGCCACATTCAAGGCGTCGCTATTCATGGCTGCCGGCATCATTGATCACGAATCCGGTTCACGCGACATGCGCAAGCTGAACGGTCTGTGGCATTACATGCCGCATACTGCCACGCTGGCGATGGTGGCAGCAGCATCCATGGCCGGTGTACCTTTGCTCAACGGCTTTCTGTCGAAGGAGATGTTCTTTGCCGAGACGCTGCATCAGGTAGCTCTGGGCTCACTGTCCTGGATGGTACCGGTACTGGCGACGCTGGCGGGTATTTTTGCAGTGGCTTACTCGATGCGCTTTATCCATGACGTGTTTTTTAACGGCGAGCCGATCGACCTGCCCAAGACACCCCATGAACCACCGCGCTATATGAAAATACCGGTCGAGATTCTGGTAACACTGTGTCTTCTGCTTGGCATTTTCCCCGGCTTCATCGTGGGCGGGCTACTGGAGTCCGCATCGTCGGCGGTGCTGGACGGCAATGTGCCGGAATACAGCCTGTCGATCTGGCACGGCTTCAACCTGCCATTGCTGATGAGCATCATCGCACTGGCTGGCGGCCTGATGATCTACTATAACCGCCGTCACCTGTATCAGTTCCAGGCTCAATTCCCGGAAACCGATGCCAAGCTGGTGTTTGAGCGCATCATTCAACAAATGGTGCGCACGGCTCGCAGTATCCACGGCTTCCTCGAGAACGGCTCTCTGCAGCGCTACATGTTCCTGTTGCTGCTGTTTGCACTGGTTTTGATGGCAGGCCCATTGATGGATCTGAACACCACAGCCGGCCTGCGCCCTCACCTGCCGATCGATGCAGTTGAAATCACGGCAGCCGTACTGCTCTGCCTCAGCGCACTGGCGACGGTGGTGTGGCACCGCAAGCGTATGATTTCACTGCTGACCCTGTCGGTGGTCGGGCTGATCGTGTCCATTACCTTTGCCCGCTTCTCGGCGCCGGATCTGGCCCTTACTCAGCTTTCGGTCGAGGTGGTGACCGTAATCCTGCTGATGTTGGCCCTGTTCTTCTTGCCACAGAAGACGCCCAAGGAATCCTCCCCCAAGCGGGTGGTCCGCGATCTGGGTATTGCAGCCATGCTCGGCGGCATCATTGGCACCATCAACTATGCGTTGATGACCCGACCGCTGCACAGCATCTCTGACTTTTTCCTGGCCAACAGCAAAACCGGTGGCGGTGGTACCAACGTAGTCAACGTGATTCTGGTGGATTTCCGTGGTTTCGATACCCTGGGTGAAATTACGGTACTGGGTATTGCAGCTCTGGGTATCTATAAACTGATCGTACGCATGCGGCTCTACATGCCTGCCGGGGACGAGAGTGGCCGTGCCTGGGCCAGCGACCGTCACCCCATGATGCTGGCCGTCATTTCGCAGAGCCTGCTGCCCTTGGCCCTGCTGGTGTCGGTTTACATTTTCTTGCGCGGCCATAACCTGCCCGGCGGCGGCTTCATTGCGGGTCTTGTTACCTCTGTCGCTCTGGTCCAGCAATATGTTGCTCATGGGGTCGACTGGATCAAAGAGCGCTTGAAGGTCAATTACCAGTGGCTAATTGCCAGCGGTGTGCTGATCGCCACCCTGACCGGAATGGGCAGCTGGGTCTTCGATCGCCCGTTCCTGACATCCTGGTTCGACTATTTCAGCTTGCCCTGGATCGGCGAATTTGAACTGGCCAGCGCCATGCTGTTTGATCTTGGGGTTTACCTGACCGTTGTGGGGGCTACCCTGCTGATCCTGGCCAACCTGGGCAAACTGACTACCAACCATCGACCCACTTTGCCGGAGTCTGAATAA